Proteins from a genomic interval of Pseudodesulfovibrio nedwellii:
- a CDS encoding NADH-quinone oxidoreductase subunit C, with translation MLQVLEGVATQCVAKQDKGATGHVWSIFLAPNQIVKAARKLYEAEYSLEDVFALDVEEGFLVIYHFNRWNIEERVTLRVLLPKDNAVVPSIASVFQGAEWHERETRDFHGVIFEGNPNLVPLLMAVEDVDVHPLIKTAKVRKSIKDILTLGEIVSCSKEVEELFAEAVAEEAADA, from the coding sequence ATGTTGCAAGTCTTGGAAGGCGTGGCGACTCAGTGTGTCGCCAAGCAGGACAAAGGCGCGACCGGACATGTCTGGTCGATTTTTCTGGCTCCGAACCAGATCGTCAAAGCAGCCCGGAAATTGTATGAAGCAGAATACTCTCTTGAAGATGTCTTTGCGTTAGATGTTGAAGAGGGTTTTTTGGTGATCTATCATTTTAATAGATGGAACATTGAAGAACGTGTCACCCTCCGTGTGTTGCTTCCCAAGGACAATGCGGTGGTGCCATCTATTGCTTCTGTTTTTCAGGGTGCCGAATGGCATGAGCGGGAAACCCGCGATTTCCACGGTGTTATCTTCGAGGGCAATCCTAACCTAGTGCCACTTTTGATGGCAGTAGAGGATGTGGATGTTCACCCCCTGATCAAGACTGCCAAGGTTCGTAAGTCCATTAAGGACATTCTGACCCTTGGTGAAATCGTGTCTTGTTCCAAGGAAGTGGAAGAATTGTTTGCGGAAGCGGTGGCCGAGGAGGCCGCCGATGCGTAG